The following nucleotide sequence is from Psychroflexus torquis ATCC 700755.
GTGTCTTTCTCTTAGAGGGATTGTCATGTAGATAGAATCCATAAATTATTGATGGATGCACGTTGTTATCTTTAGCGTATTTAGATACTACTAAGTGAGTCTTTATATTCGGAAATATAAAATCCATTTTTTCATCAGCAAACAACATTGTTCTAGCAAAGTGATTTGCCCTATCTTCATTTAATAACAATAAATCTGGATGACCTGTTAGATGGTATTTGTTCGTTCTTAAATCCTCTAAGTCATACATAATATGACACAACTCATGAAAAAGCGTGAACCAAAGCATATCATATCTGTTATAGTAATCTGTTAAAACGATACATGGTTTATTGTTTACAATAAACGTTGCTCCTTTAACTGATGTTTTAGTTACATGTTTTTGCACAATCACACTAACTCCTACAATATATAAAGCACGAATCACGGTGAGTAAACCGTTTTTTTCCAATCTAGTATACGGTCTTATTTTCGGGATTAATTTTTTAAAATCATTAAAATCAAATTCATTTGGATTATTTATAGCTTGTAAATTGTTATAAGCGGATTTAACCCAAAAATCATTCATTAGATCACTTCCAGATCTTTTTCCTTTACTAAATAAGGGTTGTGCAACGTAGGTTGTATAATCAAAAATAGAAGGTATTTTGAAGTAAGATATAATACGTTTTTCTATTAACTTGAAATCTGTTTTAGATTTAATAAAGCCCATCTTTTTAAGACCTTCTAAATCGAAATTTCTAACTATATAGTTCGCTTTTCGATTGTCCTCAATTTCTGAAATATACTCCGGCTCTAAAGATGAAACATACACCTTAACAGTGTCCTCTATATTCAAATCTAAAAAATTACTAATCTTTATTATAGAAATTAAATCAACTTTTTTGCTGTCACCATTTATGATTCTAGACATAGTGTCTTTATTGATACCGATAAGGGATGATAATTGTCTATCTGAAGATATAAATAACAATTTTTTTTTTTCATCAAACAAGTCTTTAAGGGTCTTTTGACCGCTAATCCCTAGAAGGTCATAAATTGCTGATAAATCGGCGTTTTTTTGCATAATGTCTCATTATTGAGACACAAAAGTACTAAATAAAACTTAATAAATTTACACTTTGTATCAAAAATGAGATTATTTTATTAACTGGCTATAAGTTATTCTTTTCTCTAAATTAGTAAGCAATAGTTTAAATCTAACTGTTTTGATGTTGGTAAATAAATTATATCTAAAGACAAACTCGTCAACATATAACTGTAAGTGTTTTAAGATTTAAAATAATACACGATAAGTATACCTCGCCTATTCTACAGAAATTAGAATATCATCCAGTTCATAAGTTCCATCACTAGCTTCAGCACCGCTGCCTATATATCTGAAGGCGATATAGCCATCTCCTTCAAAACAGGACATATCTACAAGTCCAGAACTGACCCAGTCTGCAAAAAATTGATCATCTTGAACGATCTCTGCATCTAAAATACTTGCCCAATTTGCTGCAGAGACGCCTTCTTCTGTTCCGTCCCAGTCAACAGAATAAAGAACCTGTAATACGCTTTCATCGGAAAAGCTGTTGGAAGTTTTAAATTCTAATGTGACTTTGGAATTGGCCTCTACAGGGATTTCTGGAGTAATCAACCAAGACACATTGGTGACATCCCCAGAGTTAAATGAACCGGCTCTCGCCGATATTCCTAAAGACTGGTTAGTCCCATTATCTAAAAAAGCTTCCCAAGCTTCAGAACCCGATTCTATATAATTGGTCCAGCCAGGAATACTCAGGGGATTATTGGTGTTTTGGTCTTCAAAATCTACAGTGATGAATTCCATTGCTGCTGGAATAGCAGCGATTCCACAAGAAAACACAAGGGGATCACAGCGTTCTCCTACCATATCCACATCTTCAGGAGAATTGATATAAAACGTAAAAAACTCACCGAGGAAATCTCGTGTAACAATCCCTTTCAAGCTACCAGACCCAGGAGGTAGAGAAAGCCCTTTAAAATCGGAGAAGGTACTTGTACTAAACATAAGTTCTGCAGAACTTACGCAGCTTTCCAAACTCCTTTCTCCATTAAATTCATCTTGTGTCTCGGAAGCATATGTTGTAGAGGTATTGTTCAAGAAGTAAATACTTGAAAATTGAACATCCGTAAGCTCAACATAAGTGTTCGCATCCGTAAACACCAGTTCTGATATCTCTTTTTGAGTGGCGACAACTTGTGCGGTCATGGTATCTCTTATAATATGATCTTCTACAAAAGATTCTGGAATTGTTCCAACAGTACTCCCATTTATCACTCCCAATCTGGGTTCACTACCTTCTCTCTGACCTAAAGTAAGACCATCCAGTTTAATATATACCTTTCTTCCAAAGTTATATTTTGTAAACAAGGGACTAAGATCTACTTGCACAGCAATACCATAAGTAGGAGCTTCTGGCTTATCTTGGACAATGAGCTCTCTAAAGAAATTCCCACCTTCATCGTTCGACACGACATAGGCTTCAGCAAAATTATTCGTTGCCTCAAACGTAAAGAGGCTGTCGTTTTGAGCTAGAACTCCAGCTAGAGAAGCTAAACTTATAATGTTACCCTCTATTTCCGGAGGGGTTTCCAAAAACTGAGGTGCATTATAATCATCATCTTCTACACAAGAAGAAAAGAATAGGAGCGTCCCTAAGCAAAGGAATATCAAATTTGTTTTTATCGGTTTCATCAGTCTGTCTTTTTATACTTTTAGAATCTTATGTATGTGCTTAAATAATAGGTAGTCCCGAAGCCAAAGAAGTACCGGTTACCAAATAGA
It contains:
- a CDS encoding helix-turn-helix domain-containing protein; its protein translation is MQKNADLSAIYDLLGISGQKTLKDLFDEKKKLLFISSDRQLSSLIGINKDTMSRIINGDSKKVDLISIIKISNFLDLNIEDTVKVYVSSLEPEYISEIEDNRKANYIVRNFDLEGLKKMGFIKSKTDFKLIEKRIISYFKIPSIFDYTTYVAQPLFSKGKRSGSDLMNDFWVKSAYNNLQAINNPNEFDFNDFKKLIPKIRPYTRLEKNGLLTVIRALYIVGVSVIVQKHVTKTSVKGATFIVNNKPCIVLTDYYNRYDMLWFTLFHELCHIMYDLEDLRTNKYHLTGHPDLLLLNEDRANHFARTMLFADEKMDFIFPNIKTHLVVSKYAKDNNVHPSIIYGFYLHDNPSKRKTHYPILNKYLISSEVAYKSIKLNTWTSEDPSEEIKKVLETISN
- a CDS encoding DUF5689 domain-containing protein encodes the protein MKPIKTNLIFLCLGTLLFFSSCVEDDDYNAPQFLETPPEIEGNIISLASLAGVLAQNDSLFTFEATNNFAEAYVVSNDEGGNFFRELIVQDKPEAPTYGIAVQVDLSPLFTKYNFGRKVYIKLDGLTLGQREGSEPRLGVINGSTVGTIPESFVEDHIIRDTMTAQVVATQKEISELVFTDANTYVELTDVQFSSIYFLNNTSTTYASETQDEFNGERSLESCVSSAELMFSTSTFSDFKGLSLPPGSGSLKGIVTRDFLGEFFTFYINSPEDVDMVGERCDPLVFSCGIAAIPAAMEFITVDFEDQNTNNPLSIPGWTNYIESGSEAWEAFLDNGTNQSLGISARAGSFNSGDVTNVSWLITPEIPVEANSKVTLEFKTSNSFSDESVLQVLYSVDWDGTEEGVSAANWASILDAEIVQDDQFFADWVSSGLVDMSCFEGDGYIAFRYIGSGAEASDGTYELDDILISVE